One window from the genome of Alnus glutinosa chromosome 13, dhAlnGlut1.1, whole genome shotgun sequence encodes:
- the LOC133855054 gene encoding uncharacterized protein LOC133855054, giving the protein MDNSNPEQQICDSQVLGSTSSLSLPSEPPDIRNWFPSYEYESPVLDIFGDSVSKEIQFAKSELVMEGSDGEKEENPGGLKKIRKREEEFVVEKLCSNGFVKGSSFLGSDKLEGPSLNELADSCHSSSLLSEPPDIRNWFASYVYESPVLDTSNYFGYSLSKESECEYDGVVNEESNIETGETLGEVIVGENVQSDGVAKCDNSFGNNLQKQQPSREGDDGIGGNRIPSSENNWCFGRPFEQSLKVEILEDDGVPTKDASSLILEGSQCKAVNISETSGCDDRKSVQQFIYKRDSTHGSSGKESSEGKDNSENGFVTTRNVRFTRINNENFVRRRAEGINKSTVPLAGRKNGVIERKVLAETTNFHYSDAMEVAGQWRCPQKSKPNLGPPLKQLRLEQWIHRM; this is encoded by the exons atGGACAATTCAAACCCAGAACAacaaatatgtgattctcaG GTTCTGGGTTCCACGAGCTCACTCTCGCTTCCTTCTG AGCCTCCTGATATTAGAAACTGGTTCCCAAGCTATGAGTACGAATCTCCTGTACTGGACATTTTTGGAGATTCTGTTTCTAAGGAAATTCAATTTGCAAAAAGTGAATTGGTTATGGAAGGGAGCGacggagaaaaagaagaaaaccctGGTGGGCTTAAGAAAAtcaggaaaagagaagaagagtttGTTGTTGAGAAGCTTTGCTCCAATGGGTTTGTGAAAGGTAGCAGCTTTTTGGGAAGTGATAAGCTTGAAGGTCCGTCTTTAAATGAG CTTGCAGATTCATGCCACTCGTCTTCGCTCCTTTCTG AGCCTCCGGACATCAGAAACTGGTTTGCAAGCTATGTTTATGAGTCTCCTGTATTGGATACAAGCAATTATTTTGGATATTCTCTTTCTAAAGAAAGTGAATGCGAGTATGATGGGGTTGTCAATGAAGAGAGCAACATAGAAACAGGGGAGACACTTGGTGAAGTGATTGTTGGAGAGAATGTGCAATCAGATGGCGTTGCAAAATGTGACAACTCTTTTGGAAATAATCTACAGAAACAGCAGCCTTCAAGAGAG GGTGACGATGGGATTGGAGGGAACAGAATTCCATCATCTGAGAACAACTGGTGTTTTGGAAGGCCTTTTGAGCAAAGCTTGAAAGTTGAAATACTTGAAGACGACGGAGTCCCAACCAAAGATGCATCCTCCTTGATTCTTGAAGGTTCTCAATGTAAGGCTGTGAATATCAGTGAAACTTCAGGCTGTGATGATCGAAAATCTGTACAACAGTTTATTTATAAGAGAGATTCAACACATGGAAGCAGTGGCAAAGAAAGTAGTGAAGGAAAAGATAATTCAGAAAACGGTTTTGTTACAACAAGGAATGTCAGGTTTACAAGGATAAACAATGAGAATTTCGTGAGAAGAAGGGCAGAAGGGATTAATAAAAGCACAGTTCCATTGGCTGGTAGAAAGAATGGTGTCATTGAAAGAAAGGTCTTAGCAGAAACAACAAATTTTCATTACTCTGATGCAATGGAGGTTGCTGGGCAATGGCGGTGTCCTCAAAAGAGTAAGCCGAATCTAGGACCTCCTTTAAAGCAACTTCGGCTGGAGCAATGGATTCACAGGATGTGA